The genomic stretch TCGTCGCCCGCTGCTATGACAAGTTGGGGATCAGCGAGACAGCTGCCATGCTTGACGGCATAAAAAAATTGGGTTACACCTTCTCCACCCGTGCCGGCATCACCGTCGGCATCACCGACGTGGAAGTTCCTGAAGAGAAGAGACGCCTAATCGCCGAGGCCGACAGCTTTGTAGAAAAGGTTGAACAACAGTACCGCCGCGGTTTGATCACCGAAGAAGAACGTTACCAGAAGGTTATCGACATCTGGAACAAGACGACAGACGGCGTCACCCAAGCCTTGATGCGGACACTGGACAAATTCAACCCCGTCTACATGATGGCCAACTCGGGCGCGCGCGGCAACATTCAGCAGATCCGCCAACTCGCCGGTATGCGCGGCTTGATGGCCGACCCGTCGGGCCGCATTATCGACCTGCCGATCAAAGCCAACTTCCGCGAAGGCCTCACCGTTTTGGAATACTTCATCTCCACCCACGGCGCCCGCAAAGGCCTCGCCGATACAGCGCTGCGGACAGCCGACTCAGGGTACCTGACCCGTCGTCTCGTCGACGTATCCCAGGATGTCATTGTCCGGGAGATCGACTGTGGCACCCACGAAGGCATCCCTGTTGAAGCGATCGTCGATGGTAAGCAGGTTATTGAAAAGCTGTCCGATCGCCTGACCGGCCGTTACGCCTTGGAAGAGATCGTCGATCCCGAGACGGGCGAGAAGCTCGCTGCGTACAACGAAGAGATCCAGGCGGACGCTGCCGAGCGGATCGATCAGTTGATCAAACAGGGCAAGCTGGCCCATAACGCCGTCTACATCCGCTCCGTCTTGACCTGCCGCACCCGTTACGGCGTCTGCCGCCGTTGCTACGGTCGCAACCTGGCCACCGGCCGTTCCGTCGAGATCGGCGAGGCTGTCGGCATCATCGCCGCCCAGTCCATCGGTGAACCGGGGACGCAGTTGACGATGCGCACCTTCCACACCGGTGGCGTCGCCGGCGACGACATCACCCAAGGTCTGCCGCGGGTTGAAGAACTGTTTGAAGCCCGTAAACCGAAAGGCCTGGCGATCATCGCCGAACAGGACGGCATCGTTCGGATCGTTGACAACAAGGGTCGCAAGGATATTGAGATCGTCACCGACGACGGCGAATCGCACCACTATGCTATTCCCTATAACTCCCGCCTGAAAGTTGAAGATGGCCAGCGAGTGCAAGCCGGTACTGAACTGACTGAGGGCTCCGTCAACCCCCATGACATGTTGCGCGTCAAGGGGATCCAGGGCGTCCAGACCTACCTGTTGCGGGAGGTCCAGCGGGTCTACCGACTCCAGGGCGTTGACATCAACGACAAGCACATCGAGGTCATGGTCCGGCAGATGATGCGCAAGGTGAAGGTCGAAGAGCCGGGTGATACGGATCTGCTTCCCGGCGGGCTCATCGACATCGCTGACTTTGAGGCCGAAAACCTCAAAGCCATCGAGGCCGGCCTGGAACCGGCCACCGCCCGCCCGATCCTGCTGGGCATCACCAAGGCCTCGCTGGCCACCGACTCCTTCCTCTCAGCCGCCTCCTTCCAGGAAACGACGCGAGTGCTCACCGAAGCCGCCATCAAAGGCAAAGTGGACCCCTTGCTCGGTCTGAAAGAAAACGTGATCATCGGTAAGCTGATCCCGGCCGGCACTGGCATGTCGCGCTACCGCAACATTCAAGTGCTCGTCGGCGACGAAATAGACGAAGCGCGCCTGGAAGACGGCATGGCCTAAGAGAGCTTGCACAAAGGGTGAAGGGAGCCGTTGCTCGATAGGTGATGGGCCGGAAAAAGGCGCCGCCTGACCGGCCCATCTGCCTCTATAGACAGCGATAGCGGGATGAACAGCATTTTTGTTGACACGCATCTTTGGAAGTGATACTATAAACGAGTGTGTGATTCGTTAAAGGAGGCTTACTATGCCTTTAGAGCGCTTGAAACAGGCCCGCCAGAAGACGGTTGGCACCAAGCAGACCCTGAAGGCGGTGGAGAAAGGGCAGGTCAAAGTGGTCTATGTCGCTGTAGACGCCGACCCCCACCTGGTGGATCCTTTAATGAAGCTGTGTGAAGAAAAGGCGATTCCCGTTATCAGCGTGGACTCGATGGAGGCGCTAGGTCTGGCTTGCAACATCAAAGTCGGTTCGGCGTCAGCGGCCATAGTGGCTGAGTAGAGCACTTCTTCACTGACGATACGCATGGGTGAGTTGTAAGTAAGAATTCCGGGAAGGAGGTGGATGTTCATGCCAACGATTAGCCAGTTGATCCGCAAAGGCCGCGAAGTTCTCACGGAGAAATCGACTGCTCCGGCATTGAAAGAGTGTCCGCAAAAGCGTGGGGTATGCACCCGCGTCTATACGACGACTCCCAAAAAGCCGAACTCGGCTCTTCGCAAAGTGGCCCGGGTGCGTTTGACCAATGGGGTGGAAGTGACCGCCTACATTCCCGGCATCGGGCACAACCTTCAAGAGCACTCTGTCGTTCTGGTTCGCGGAGGCCGGGTGAAAGACCTCCCCGGTGTGCGCTACCACATCGTTCGTGGCGCTCTGGATACCGCCGGTACCCAGAACCGCAATCAGGGCCGTTCGAAATATGGAACGAAGCGCCCCAAGAAAGGCGCCGCTACGGCAGCCAAAGGACCCGTCAAAGGCAAGAAGTGATGAGGGGAGGAGATTCCTATGCCGCGTAGAGGATCAGTCGCCCGGCGTGAAGTGCTCCCCGATCCGATTTACAACTCCAAGGTTGTCACGAAACTGGCAAACCAGATCATGTTGGACGGGAAAAAAAGCACTGCCGAGGCCATTTTGTACGGAGCCCTTGATGTGATCAAGGAAAAGACCAACAAGAATCCGATGGAAGTACTGGAGGCTGCGTTGAAAAACGTGATGCCGCTCTTGGAAGTCAAGGCCCGCCGTGTCGGCGGCGCCAACTACCAGGTGCCGGTAGAGGTTCGTCCCGAACGTCGCCAGACCCTAGGATTGCGTTGGCTCGTCAAGTACTCTCGTGAGCGCTCCGGCAAGACCATGATTGACAAACTGGCCGGAGAGATCATGGATGCTGCCAACAACACCGGCGGCGCTGTGAAGAAAAAAGAAGATACCCATAAGATGGCCGAAGCCAACAAGGCCTTCGCTCATTATCGCTGGTAACCCGCCAGGATTTGAGATCCGACAGAAAGGGGGAACGAGCTTGCCTAGACAGTTTCCGTTAAATAAGACGCGAAATATCGGCATTATGGCCCACATCGATGCCGGCAAAACGACCACCACCGAGCGCATCCTGTTCTACACAGGTCGGGTGCACAAGATCGGTGAGGTCCATGATGGCGCTGCCACCATGGACTGGATGGTTCAGGAACAAGAGCGTGGCATCACCATCACCTCCGCCGCGACGACTTGCCAATGGCGTGGTCATCGGATCAACATCATCGACACACCCGGCCACGTGGATTTTACCGTTGAAGTTGAGCGTTCCCTGCGGGTATTAGACGGGGCCGTTGCCGTCTTTTGTTCCGTCGGCGGTGTTGAACCGCAGTCAGAAACAGTATGGCGCCAAGCAGATAAGTACGGCGTTCCCCGGATCGCCTACATCAACAAGATGGACCGCATCGGCGCCGATTTTTTCCGCGGCGTCAGCATGATCCGGGAGCGCTTGGGCGCCAACCCTGTGCCCATTCAGATTCCCATCGGCGCCGAAGACCAATTCAAGGGCATTGTCGACCTGATCACAATGAAAGCCATCATCTACGTCGACGACCTGGGTAAGACGAGCGACGTCACCGAGATCCCCGAGGACCTCGCTGATATCGCTGCCGAATACCGGGAAAAGCTCCTTGAAGCGGTTGCTGAGTCTGACGAAGAGCTGATGATGAAGTACCTGGAAGGGGAAGAACTGACCGAAGAGGAAATTCGCAACGGCATTCGTAAGAGCACCCTGGCCGTCAAGATGATCCCTGTACTCTGCGGCTCTTCCTTCAAGAACAAGGGCGTACAGCCCCTGCTTGACGCCGTCGTTGAATTCCTGCCGGCGCCGGTCGATATTCCCGCCGTGAAAGGCGTCAACCCCGATTCCGGCGAAGAAGATGTTCGTGAGGTCTCTGACGAAGAGCCCTTCTCCACGTTGGCCTTCAAGATCATGGCCGACCCCTATGTGGGCAAACTGGCTTTCTTCCGTGTCTACTCTGGCAAGCTGAGCTCCGGTTCCTACGTGTACAACTCGACTAAAGGCAAAAAGGAACGGATCGGTCGCATCCTCCAGATGCACGCCAACCACCGGGAAGAGATCGCCGAGGTTTACACCGGCGATATCGCCGCGGCTGTCGGTCTGAAGGATACCACGACAGGCGACACGCTCTGCGATGAGAAACACCCGATCATCCTTGAGTCGATGCAGTTCCCGGAACCGGTCATCCACGTTGCCATTGAACCGAAGACAAAGGCCGACCAAGACAAGATGGCCATCGCCCTTCAGCGTCTTTCCGAAGAAGACCCGACCTTCCGCATGTCCACCGACCATGAAACGGGTCAGACGATCATCTCCGGCATGGGTGAACTCCACTTGGAGATCATCGTCGACCGGATGATGCGCGAGTTCAAGGTCGAAGCCAACGTCGGGCGACCCCAGGTCGCCTACAAAGAAACCATTCGCAGCAAAGCCAAGGCAGAAGGCAAGTTCGTTCGTCAGTCCGGCGGTCGCGGTCAATACGGTCACGCCGTCATCGAGATCGAACCGCTCGAGCCCGGCGCAGGCTATGAATTTGTCAACAAGATCGTGGGCGGCGTCATTCCTCGCGAATACATCCCTGCCATCGATAACGGGATTCGCGAAGCCGCCGAAACAGGCGTCCTCGCCGGTTATCCCACTGTTGACTTCCGCGTCACCCTTGTCTTCGGTTCCTACCACGATGTGGACTCCTCGGAAATGGCCTTTAAGATCGCCGGTTCCATGGCCTTCAAAGAAGGCGCCGCGAAGGCCAACCCTGTCATCCTTGAGCCGGTGATGAAAGTAGAAGTCACGGTTCCCGAGGAATACATGGGTGATGTCATCGGTGACATCAACTCCCGCCGGGGCCGCATCGAAGGCATGGAGTCGCGCGGCAGCACCCAAGTGGTGCGCGGCTACGTCCCCCTGTCGGAGATGTTCGGCTACGCCACCGACCTGCGTTCGCGCACCCAAGGCCGCGGTCAATACGTCATGATGTACAGCCACAACGAAGAAGTGCCCCGCAACATCGCTGAAGGCATCATCGCGAAACGTAAAGGCTAAATCGCCATAGGCGATTTTCGCCGGATAGAGGATGGCCAAGCCATCCTCCCCAATAATCCTTAAGCCTGAAAAGGAAGGATGAGTACGAAATGGCAAAAGCCAAATTCGAGCGCACCAAGCCGCACGTGAACATCGGCACCATCGGTCACGTTGACCACGGCAAAACCACCACTACCGCTGCTATCACCCTGGTTCTCTCCAAAGTAGGCAAAGCCTCCTTCAAAAAGTACGACGAAATCGACGCTGCGCCCGAAGAGCGTGAACGCGGCATCACCATCAACACCGCCCACGTTGAGTATGAAACCGACAACCGTCACTACGCTCACGTGGACTGCCCCGGTCACGCCGACTACATCAAAAACATGATCACCGGTGCTGCTCAGATGGACGGCGCCATCCTGGTTGTGTCTGCTGCTGATGGTCCCATGCCCCAGACCCGTGAACACATCCTCCTGGCCCGCCAGGTCGGCGTACCCTACATTGTTGTCTGGCTGAACAAAGCCGACATGGTAGACGATCCCGAACTGATGGAACTGGTCGAGATGGAAGTGCGCGAGCTCCTCTCCTCCTACGAGTTCCCTGGCGACGACATCCCCATCGTGGCCGGTTCCGGCCTGAAAGCCCTCGAGTGCGGCTGCGGCAAGCGCGAGTGCGAATGGTGCGGTAAGATCTGGGCGCTCATGGACGAAGTCGACAAGTACATCCCCACCCCCGAGCGCGCCACCGACAAGCCCTTCCTGATGCCGGTTGAAGACGTCTTCACCATCACCGGGCGCGGCACCGTCGCCACCGGCCGTGTCGAGCGCGGTACCATCAAAGTCGGCGAGGAAGTCGAGATTGTCGGTTTGGCCGAGTCCACCCGCAAGACCGTCGTCACCGGCGTTGAAATGTTCCGCAAGCTCCTCGACTTCGCCCAAGCCGGCGACAACATCGGCACCCTGCTGCGCGGTGTTGAACGGAAAGACATCGAGCGCGGCCAAGTTCTGGCTAAACCCGGTTCCATCAAGCCCCACACCAAATTCACCGCTGAGGTCTACGTCCTGTCCAAAGAGGAGGGCGGCCGCCACACCCCGTTCTTCAACGGCTATCGTCCCCAGTTCTACTTCCGGACCACCGACGTAACCGGCTTCATCGAGCTGCCTGAAGGCGTTGAAATGTGCATGCCTGGCGACAACATCAAGATGACCATCGAGCTCGGCAAAACCATCGCCATCGAAGAAGGCCTCCGCTTCGCTATCCGCGAAGGCGGCCGGACTGTAGGCGCCGGCGTTGTCACCGGTATCATCGAGTAATCGATCGCCAGTCGGCTAATAAGCGACCGGGTCCCTGAATCATTTCAGGCGATCCGGTCGTTTTCCTTTTACACTCCTCAACCCTCATAAGTAACCATCAAAATGCGGAGGGTGGCGCGGGTGCGCCAGCGGGGTTCGCTAAGAGCTCCGCGGCGGCTCCTTCGTCGGCTCCGCTCGGACGCCAAAGTCTCTCGGGTTTTTCTGCATGGCAATGGCGTCCTTGCCGCTTCGCCTCCTCACTCGCTTTTCGCCGCTCCGCTCAAACCGCTCACCCTGCTGGCGCAGCCGATGCCACCTTGGGCGTATTTTCCAATTTTCGAATTGCTACTGTCCGGCGATCATATTAATAGTGCTGTAAACGGAAGCGGTGCGGTCAAGCGCTCCACTGGCACGCAGGCTGAGGCTAGTATGCCTAAGCGGGCATCGCTGTGCTACCGTGATTTTTTCCAGACGGTAAAGAACCTTCGCTATATTGGTGAATGTAGTTGGGTGGGGTTAGGGTACATATTTAAAATGAATTAACCGAGTGTCATGCACCCGGTTTAGCTTCGGCGTTCAATATGGCGGCTACGTCCGCTACAACTTGTTTTGTTCGGCTCTAGCCACGCTCTAATTGTATCACTCGATCTGTTACTGCCACCAGTTCTGCTCGGCTTGTCGCTTGGTTGGCCTCTGTCGCACGAAGAATCTGATACATTTCATCCTGACGCGTCTCCATACGGTCCATACGCTTCTCCATGCGGTCTATGCGCTCCAAGATCTGCAACAGCAGGTCCCGGTCTGTCATACCGTCACCCCCCTGCAATAATTATAGCACAAATATGAGAAGACGCAGTCTGATTTCTTATTATTACCATAAAAACAAATTGTTAAGTGGTAGCTTAGACAGCCCTTATCTTATCTCAGCTATCCACCAACACCTTAGTGGATGCCCAGGTGTTCGCCGCCTTTGCGACTAAACTGTCGCAACATCTAATTGCACCCTATGCCTACCAGGCGATGAAATCGGACTCGACAGCCAGTTGTTTCCTTCGACTCACTGAAAAAGCAGGGGGCTGGCGGTGGCCTGAGCGATTTGAGCGGAGCGGCGAAGAGCGAGCGCGGAGGCGGAGCGTTAAAGGGCGCCATTGACATGCATACTACCCTACAGTTTTGGCGCCCTAGCGCAGCCGACAAGCGAGCCGCCGCGCAGCTCTTTGCGAAGGCCGCCGCCAGCCCCCGCGATTACAGAACGAAGTACCTCACGCTTCTCACTGGTATCCTTACGATTACCCACATGGCTGCTACGGCTGGCGATAGGCTTCCCGCAGATTTTCCGAGAAATATTCAAATACGAAGCGAAAATCACTTGCATTTCCGAACACTTGGTGCTAAAATCTCATATTGTGGGTTGGCTTTGCGATGAAGCGAAAGGTTGCCCAACAATGGCTCAGGATTGGTGGGCAGAGCTCTCTTTGTGTCTTTTTTACTTACGACACGCCCGAGAGCGTTGTTGGGGTAATTTTCGCGGAGAAGGTCCGTAATCAATCGGGCGAACAAAAGGAGGGACTTACCTGCATGGGTAAACAAAAAATTCGGATCCGCCTGAAGGCTTTCGATCATCGGATTCTCGACCAGTCTTCCGAAAAGATCGTAGAAACGGCCAAGCGGACCGGCGCGGCGGTATCCGGTCCGATTCCGCTGCCGACGGAGAAGAGCATCTATACCATCTTGCGCTCTCCCCACGTCAACAAAGACTCCCGTGAGCAGTTTGAGATGCGCACCCACAAGCGCCTCATCGACATCCTCGAACCTAATCCGAAGACTGTCGATGCGCTCATGCGTCTGGACCTGCCGGCGGGCGTGGATATTGAAATCAAGCTGTAATCCTTTTGCTAGAGATGGGAGGTGTCATTGGTGGCTAAGAAAGGTCTTCTCGGTAGAAAGATCGGTATGACGCAGGTATTTGCCGATAACGGAGTCGCTGTGCCCGTGACAGTCGTCCAGGCCGGCCCCTGTGTTGTCGTTCAAAAGAAAACCGTGGAGAAGGACGGATACGAAGCTGTCCAGATCGGTTTCGGCGACGTCCGTGAAAAATTGCTCAACAAGCCGAAAAGAGGTCACCTGAAAAATGCCGGCGTTCGCCTGGTTCGCGTCCTGCGCGAAATCAAGGTGGACAGCATGGATGAGTACAAGGTAGGCCAAGAACTGAAAGCCGACGTCTTCTCCGCCGGCGAGTATGTCGATGTGGTCGGCACGTCCAAAGGCAAAGGCTTTGCCGGCGGCATCAAGCGCCACAACTTCAAGCGGGGACCGATGAAACACGGTTCCAAGTATCACCGTCGCCCTGGTTCCGCCGGCGCCAAAGGTCCGGCCCGCATCTTCAAAGGGCGCAAGATGCCCGGGCGTATGGGCAACGAACGCGTCACCGTCCAGAAGCTGCAAGTCGTCCGCGTTGACGCCGAGCGCAACCTCCTCTTGATCAAAGGCGCAGTGCCCGGCCCTAAGCGCGGCTTGTTGCTGATCAAGAGCTCTATCAAGGCCAAGTAAACATCCCCCGGAGAAAGGAGGACACGACATGCCGAAAGTAGCCCTTTACAACACCGAAGGCGCTCAGGTCGGTGAAATCGAACTGAACGACGCGATCTTTGGTATCGAGCCCAACGAAGCCGTGATGCACCAGGCCGTAGTCACCCAGCTGGCCGCCTGGCGGCGCGGCACCCACAAGGTCAAATCCCGTGGCGAAGTCTCCGGGGGCGGCAAAAAGCCCTGGAGACAAAAAGGTACCGGCCGCGCCCGCGCCGGCACCAGCCGTTCGCCTCTTTGGCGCGGCGGCGCAATCATCTTCGGGCCCCAGCCCCGCAGCTATAAAATCGCCATGCCGAAGAAGGTCCGCCGTCTGGCCCTCAAATCGGCCCTGTCGGACAAAGTCCGCTCCGGCAACCTGATTGTCGTCGACGCCCTGGAAATGGACGCCCCGAAGACGAAAGTCATCGCCGGCATCTTGAACAAGCTCAAGGTGGAACGCAAGGCCCTGTTGGTGACCGCCGACATCGACGAGACCGTCTTCAAGTCGGCCCGCAACATTCCCGGCGTCTCCCCCGTTGAAGCTGTCGGCATCAACGTCTATGACATCCTGAACCACGACAAACTGGTCATCACCAAAAATGCCGTGGCCAAGGTTGAGGAGGTGTTCGCCTGATGCGCAGCCCCTATGACGTTCTGAAAAAACCGGTCATCACTGAACGGTCGATGGACTTGGCTCAGGAGAACAAATACACCTTCGTGGTGGAACCGAAAGCCAACAAAATCGAAATTAAGCACGCTGTCGAACAGCTCTTCAACGTCAAGGTCCTTGACGTTCACACCATGAATGTCAAAGGCAAACCTAAGCGGATGGGCAAGTACGCAGGACGGACCGCTGACAAGAAGAAAGCCATCGTCACCCTGAAAGAGGGCGACAAGATCGAAATCTTTGAAGGCGTCTAAGTCTGGCCGGACCAAAGGAGGGAAACTGCGTGGCTGTAAAAAAGTTTAAGCCCACCTCGCCTGGTATCCGCCAGATGACGGTGGCCAGCTTTGATGAAATCACCAAGACCAAGCCGGAAAAATCGCTGCTCGAGCCCTTGAAGAAGAAGGCCGGGCGCAACAACCAGGGCAAACTGACCGTCCGTCACCAGGGCGGCGGCCACAAGCGCATGTACCGGGTCATCGACTTCAAGCGGATCAAGGACGGCATCCCCGCCAAAGTCGCTTCTATCGAGTACGATCCGAACCGGACCTCGCGCATCGCCTTGCTTCACTACGCTGACGGCGAAAAACGCTACATCATCGCCCCCAACGGACTGAATGTAGGCGACACCGTCGTCTCCGGTCCTGACGCCGACATCAAGACCGGCAATTGCCTGCCCTTGAAGAACATCCCTGTCGGCACCTTGATCCACTGCATCGAGATGCGCCCCGGCAAAGGCGGCCAGCTCGTCCGTTCCGCCGGTGCCGCCGCTCAGCTGATGGCCAAGGAAGGTGAACATGCCACCCTGCGCCTGCCCTCTGGCGAAATGCGCAAGGTGCTGGCCGAGTGCCGCGCTACCATCGGTCAGATGGGCAACCTGGAGCATGAAAACATCACCATCGGCAAAGCCGGTCGGAAACGTTGGTTGGGCATCCGTCCCACCGTCCGCGGTGTTGTCATGAACCCCGTCGATCACCCCCATGGCGGCGGTGAAGGCCGTTCCCCCATCGGACGCAAAGCACCCGTCACCCCTTGGGGCAAAGTGGCCATCGGCGGCAAGACCCGTCGGAAGAAAGCTTCTGATAAGCTGATCATCAAACGCCGTACCAAGTAAGTGGGTTCGGTGAAACGGAGCGGGAACACCACCCGCCACCCTGACACCAGAAGGGAGGATCGTGCATGAGCCGTTCTCTGAAAAAAGGACCTTATGTTGAAGCCAGCCTTCTCAAAAAGGTTGAGGAACTGAACCAAAAGAACGAGAAACGGGTCATCAAGACCTGGTCCCGACGCTCGACTATTTTTCCGCAATTTGTCGGTCATACCTTCGCTGTCCATGACGGGCGCAAACACATCCCCGTCTATGTGACGGAAGACATGGTCGGTCACAAACTGGGCGAATTCGCCCCGACCCGGACCTTCAAAGGCCATGCCGGTTCGGAGAAATCCAGCCGCCTGCGCTAGGCCAAGGGAGAAGAGGAGGAAGGCCAATGGAAGCCAAAACCGCCCAAGCGGTGGCCAAGTACGTCCGCACCTCTCCCCGGAAGGTACGTCAAGTCATTGACCTCATTCGGGGTAAATCGGTAGCCGACGCCTTTGCCATTTTGAAATTCACCCCCGTGAAAAGCGCTGCCGACGTGGCGAAAGTCCTCAAATCGGCAGTCGCCAACGCCGAGCACAACTACGAGATGAACACGGCCGATCTCTATGTGCAGACCTGCTTC from Heliomicrobium modesticaldum Ice1 encodes the following:
- the tuf gene encoding elongation factor Tu; protein product: MAKAKFERTKPHVNIGTIGHVDHGKTTTTAAITLVLSKVGKASFKKYDEIDAAPEERERGITINTAHVEYETDNRHYAHVDCPGHADYIKNMITGAAQMDGAILVVSAADGPMPQTREHILLARQVGVPYIVVWLNKADMVDDPELMELVEMEVRELLSSYEFPGDDIPIVAGSGLKALECGCGKRECEWCGKIWALMDEVDKYIPTPERATDKPFLMPVEDVFTITGRGTVATGRVERGTIKVGEEVEIVGLAESTRKTVVTGVEMFRKLLDFAQAGDNIGTLLRGVERKDIERGQVLAKPGSIKPHTKFTAEVYVLSKEEGGRHTPFFNGYRPQFYFRTTDVTGFIELPEGVEMCMPGDNIKMTIELGKTIAIEEGLRFAIREGGRTVGAGVVTGIIE
- the rpsS gene encoding 30S ribosomal protein S19, with translation MSRSLKKGPYVEASLLKKVEELNQKNEKRVIKTWSRRSTIFPQFVGHTFAVHDGRKHIPVYVTEDMVGHKLGEFAPTRTFKGHAGSEKSSRLR
- the rplD gene encoding 50S ribosomal protein L4, with the protein product MPKVALYNTEGAQVGEIELNDAIFGIEPNEAVMHQAVVTQLAAWRRGTHKVKSRGEVSGGGKKPWRQKGTGRARAGTSRSPLWRGGAIIFGPQPRSYKIAMPKKVRRLALKSALSDKVRSGNLIVVDALEMDAPKTKVIAGILNKLKVERKALLVTADIDETVFKSARNIPGVSPVEAVGINVYDILNHDKLVITKNAVAKVEEVFA
- the rplW gene encoding 50S ribosomal protein L23, which translates into the protein MRSPYDVLKKPVITERSMDLAQENKYTFVVEPKANKIEIKHAVEQLFNVKVLDVHTMNVKGKPKRMGKYAGRTADKKKAIVTLKEGDKIEIFEGV
- the fusA gene encoding elongation factor G, with the translated sequence MPRQFPLNKTRNIGIMAHIDAGKTTTTERILFYTGRVHKIGEVHDGAATMDWMVQEQERGITITSAATTCQWRGHRINIIDTPGHVDFTVEVERSLRVLDGAVAVFCSVGGVEPQSETVWRQADKYGVPRIAYINKMDRIGADFFRGVSMIRERLGANPVPIQIPIGAEDQFKGIVDLITMKAIIYVDDLGKTSDVTEIPEDLADIAAEYREKLLEAVAESDEELMMKYLEGEELTEEEIRNGIRKSTLAVKMIPVLCGSSFKNKGVQPLLDAVVEFLPAPVDIPAVKGVNPDSGEEDVREVSDEEPFSTLAFKIMADPYVGKLAFFRVYSGKLSSGSYVYNSTKGKKERIGRILQMHANHREEIAEVYTGDIAAAVGLKDTTTGDTLCDEKHPIILESMQFPEPVIHVAIEPKTKADQDKMAIALQRLSEEDPTFRMSTDHETGQTIISGMGELHLEIIVDRMMREFKVEANVGRPQVAYKETIRSKAKAEGKFVRQSGGRGQYGHAVIEIEPLEPGAGYEFVNKIVGGVIPREYIPAIDNGIREAAETGVLAGYPTVDFRVTLVFGSYHDVDSSEMAFKIAGSMAFKEGAAKANPVILEPVMKVEVTVPEEYMGDVIGDINSRRGRIEGMESRGSTQVVRGYVPLSEMFGYATDLRSRTQGRGQYVMMYSHNEEVPRNIAEGIIAKRKG
- the rplC gene encoding 50S ribosomal protein L3; amino-acid sequence: MAKKGLLGRKIGMTQVFADNGVAVPVTVVQAGPCVVVQKKTVEKDGYEAVQIGFGDVREKLLNKPKRGHLKNAGVRLVRVLREIKVDSMDEYKVGQELKADVFSAGEYVDVVGTSKGKGFAGGIKRHNFKRGPMKHGSKYHRRPGSAGAKGPARIFKGRKMPGRMGNERVTVQKLQVVRVDAERNLLLIKGAVPGPKRGLLLIKSSIKAK
- the rpsL gene encoding 30S ribosomal protein S12: MPTISQLIRKGREVLTEKSTAPALKECPQKRGVCTRVYTTTPKKPNSALRKVARVRLTNGVEVTAYIPGIGHNLQEHSVVLVRGGRVKDLPGVRYHIVRGALDTAGTQNRNQGRSKYGTKRPKKGAATAAKGPVKGKK
- a CDS encoding ribosomal L7Ae/L30e/S12e/Gadd45 family protein produces the protein MPLERLKQARQKTVGTKQTLKAVEKGQVKVVYVAVDADPHLVDPLMKLCEEKAIPVISVDSMEALGLACNIKVGSASAAIVAE
- the rpsJ gene encoding 30S ribosomal protein S10; translated protein: MGKQKIRIRLKAFDHRILDQSSEKIVETAKRTGAAVSGPIPLPTEKSIYTILRSPHVNKDSREQFEMRTHKRLIDILEPNPKTVDALMRLDLPAGVDIEIKL
- the rpsG gene encoding 30S ribosomal protein S7, coding for MPRRGSVARREVLPDPIYNSKVVTKLANQIMLDGKKSTAEAILYGALDVIKEKTNKNPMEVLEAALKNVMPLLEVKARRVGGANYQVPVEVRPERRQTLGLRWLVKYSRERSGKTMIDKLAGEIMDAANNTGGAVKKKEDTHKMAEANKAFAHYRW
- the rplB gene encoding 50S ribosomal protein L2, coding for MAVKKFKPTSPGIRQMTVASFDEITKTKPEKSLLEPLKKKAGRNNQGKLTVRHQGGGHKRMYRVIDFKRIKDGIPAKVASIEYDPNRTSRIALLHYADGEKRYIIAPNGLNVGDTVVSGPDADIKTGNCLPLKNIPVGTLIHCIEMRPGKGGQLVRSAGAAAQLMAKEGEHATLRLPSGEMRKVLAECRATIGQMGNLEHENITIGKAGRKRWLGIRPTVRGVVMNPVDHPHGGGEGRSPIGRKAPVTPWGKVAIGGKTRRKKASDKLIIKRRTK